The DNA sequence ACCACGGCCAGGTGGGTGCCCTGTCCGGCCGCGATGATGAAGAGCCACAGGTCGGCGAGTTCGACGATGACCTGGTGGACGGAACCGCCGTCGAAGAGCTGCCCCACTCCGCGGGCCAGGCTCTGCTGGCCGGTGCAGATGGCCGCCAGCCGCTCGGCGTCGGCGCGCGCGATGCTCTGCGAATGGCTCACGACCAGGCCGTCGTCGGACAGCAGGACCGCGTTCCTGGTCTCGGCGACCGAGTCCACGAGGCCGTCGAGCAGCCAGTCCAGGTCCTGGTGGGTCGCGGTGGTACGTGTCATGACTCTTCTTCTTCTCTCATCGGGGGACGGGGGGCGCCGGCGGGGGGCGGCGTCGGGATCCTCCCCTCCCGGGCGGCGCGCGACCGGCGCTGGAACGCGCCGATCGTCGCCCCGGCGCGGCGGGGGGCGGGGCGGGGGGCGGGGCGCAGCAGCGGGTCGTCCTGCCAGCGGGGAGGCCGGGGCGGCGGGGGCCCGGTCGTGGTGTCGACGCGCAGTTCGTCGACCAGGTTGGCCTGCCGCACGCGCCGCGGCAGGGGGGCCTCGTCGTCGGTCAGCGCACCGCCGTCGGAGGCGTGCTGCGGGACGGCACGGGGCGCGGTGGGGGCGGGCGGGTAGGCGGCGGGTTCCGGTGCGGTGGGGGCGGGCGGATAGGCGGCGGGCTGCGGTGCGGTGCCGGGCGAGTAGGCGGCGGGGCCGGTGCCGTACGGCGCGGAGTCCGTCCCGTGGTACGGCGCGGAGTCCGTCCCGTGGTACGGCGCGGAGTCCGTCCCGTGGTACGGCGCGGGGTGGGTGCCGTAGGGGGTGGGGTCGGTGCCGTAGGGGGTGGTGGCGTTCTCGTAGGGGGTGGCGTTCTCGTAGGGCGCGGGGTCGGACCCGTAGGGCGCGGGGTCGGACCCGTAGGCGTTCCCGTGCTCGTACGGCATCTGCGGCGTGCCCGGGGTCCCCGGCGCCTCCTGTGCCGGGCGCGGGGGGTGCTGTTCGCGGGACCCGGCCGGGATCAGCGCCGTGATTTCGGCCATCGCCCGCCCCTGCACCCGTACCGGCAGCGGCTCCTCGGCGACGGGCGCGGGAGCGGCCGGGGCCGGGGCGGGCTCCGGGTCCGGGGCGAGCGAGGGCACCGCCACCGGGCCCTGCTGCGGTGCGGGGACGATGAGTTCGGCCGGGACGAGCACGACCACGCGCGTACCGCCGAACGCGGACGCGCGGAACTCCACCCGCAGCCCGTACTGGTGCGTCAGACGCGCCACCACGTGCAGGCCCAGGCGGATGTCGTCGGAGTGGGCCAGCACGTCGAGCCGGTGCGGACGGGCCATCAGCTCGTTGGCCGCGGCCAGCGCCTCGGACTCCATGCCCAGGCCGCGGTCCTCGATCTCGATGGCCAGACCGCGGCTCACCTCGGCCGCCCTGACCTCGACCGGGCTCGGCGGGCGGGAGAACGTCAGAGCGTTCTCGATCAGTTCGGCCAGCACGTGCGTGACCGGACCGACGGCCCGGGCCGCCAGCCAGGGCCCGCCCTCCTGGTCCAGCACCACCCGCCGGTAGTCCTGCACCTCGCCCTGCGCCGAGCGCATCACGTCCAGCAGGGCGACCGGCTTGCGCCACCGCCGGTGCGGGGTGCCGCCGGCCAGGATGACCAGGTTCTCCTCGTAACGCCGCAGGCGGGCGGTGAGGTGGTCGAGGTCGAAGAGGCCGTCGAGGACCTCCGCGTCCTCGTGGCGGCGCTCCATCTCGTCGAGCTTCTTCAGCTGCTGCCCGATCAGCTGCTGGGTGCGGCGGGCGATGCGTTGCAGCAGCCGCTCGAACCCGCGGTGCTGGTCGGCCTGCTTGACGGCGGCCTGGAGGGCGCTGGTGCGGGCGAGGTTGAGCGCCGTACCGAGCCGGGTCAGTTCGTCGTCGGCGCGGCCGGTGCCTTCGTGCGCGACGGCCTTCGCCTCGGCCTCGACGTCGATCCGCTCGCCCTGCGCGAGCCGCTCCACGACGTCGGGCAGGGCCGCCTCCAGCATCTCTGCCTGCTCCTGGAGGCTGCCGATGCGCAGGCGGAGGCTGCGGGTGAGGCGCCACGTCGTCCAGATCACGGCGACGACGGCGGCGAGACCGACGGCGGTGGTGAGCACCATCCTGAGCAGCAGCGCCATCACACTGGCCTTGCCCTGCTCGTTCACCAGCGCGGTCCGGTGTTCGAGGAGTTCCTCGATGTCCGGGGTGAGGGCGTCCATCGCGGCGCGCCAGGTCTTCCGGTCGGCGTCCAGGGTGACCCGGCCACCCGCGTCGGGCTCGTCGGCGGCCAGCACCGCCTCCTCCACGCCGGTCTTGTCCTTCCAGGCCGCGCTGCCGGTGATCCGCTTCCACAGGGCGCGCTCGTCGGCGGGCAGTTCGGGCGCGACCTTCACGGTGCCGAGGAACGACTGCGCCTCGACCGCCTCACGGACCTGCCGGACCTCGCCGGGGCTCAGCGCGCCCGCGCCCCAGCCGCGGGCCAGCAGCGCGTCCGAGCGGGAGATCATCTCCTTGGTCCAGAACAGGTCGACGAGCGGCTGGGAGAGCACGGTGATCCGGCCGTTGTCGACCTGGCTGAGGGAGGTGAACAGCTCCAGGTCGACGGCGATCAGGTCGGTGTAGTACCGGTACACCGCCGCCTGCTGGTCCTCGTCGCCGCTGTCGACCAGGGAGCGCTGCGCGGGCAGCCGGTCGATCGCCTCGCGTGCCCGGCCGACCGCCTCCCGGACCTTCCGGGGCGCGTTGCCGGCCGCGGACAGGTCGTCCGACAGGGCCCTGAAGTCGTCCACCGCCTCGTCGGTCGACGTGCGCTGCCGGGCCAGCGCCTCGGCCGCGCCGTCCTCTCCGGCGAGCACCTCGGCGCTGAGGCGGCGCTCCTCCTGGAGGTTGTAGTAGACGATGTTCGACGGGTTCCCGGCCTTCTCCGCCAGCAGCCCCTGGTCGGCCTGGCGCTGGAAGTCGAGATAGGTCTGGCCGCTGGTGACGGCCCACAGGGCGATCAGCGCGATGCCGGGGACGAACGCCAGGACGAGGAGGGCCGTCCGCAACGACATGCTCGTCGAGATGGGCTTTCTGGCACGCGAGCGCAGGACGGACTCCCTCGGACGGACCGGCTTCACAACCGGACGGTTTCAATCACACATGATGCAGCGCGCATATTAGTCACACCGGGCGTTCGATTACCCCCGGTGGGATGACGTCAGAGAGCGTTCACCTCGGGGCACTTCGGGCATCACCGCCCGGACCGATCCGCTCCCCGGCATTCCGACACAACGGCCGAGCGCTCCAGCCGGCCCGGTCGGGCGGCTGGAGCGCTCGGTCACCCGTGGCCCGTTCGTGAGAGCCCGCGGAGGCGGGCCGGGCCGGGGAAGGCGGGCCGGATCCGGTCACCGCGGTACCCGTCGGGGCGGACGGGAGGGCGGCGACGGGACCGCCCCGCACGCCGTTGTGCGGGGTCCCGCCGGTGTGTTCCGCGGCCGGCCGTGACGATCGCAGGTCAGGGCATCCCATCCAACCGGCCGCGGGGTCTGTGAGGGGGCGGTCAGCCCAGGCGCCGCACCAGCGCGTGGTACTGGTCCCACAGCTCCTTGGGCGTGTGGTCGCCGAAGGTGTTCAGGTGGTCGGGGACCAGGGACGCCTCCTCGCGCCACACGTCCTTGTCGACGGTGAGCAGGAAGTCCAGGTCGGCGTCGGAGAGGTCCAGGCCGTCGGTGTCCAGCGCGCCCTTGGCCGGCAGCACGCCGATCGGGGTCTCGACGCCCTCCGCCCGGCCCTCCAGTCGCTCCACGATCCACTTCAGGACGCGGGAGTTCTCACCGAAGCCGGGCCAGACGAACCGGCCCGCGTCGTCCTTGCGGAACCAGTTGACGTAGTAGATCCTCGGCAGCTTCGACGGGTCCTTGTCCTTGGCCACGTCGATCCAGTGCGCCATGTAGTCGCCCATGTTGTAGCCGCAGAACGGCAGCATGGCGAACGGGTCGCGGCGCAGCTCGCCGACCTTGCCCTCGGCG is a window from the Streptomyces capillispiralis genome containing:
- a CDS encoding roadblock/LC7 domain-containing protein: MTRTTATHQDLDWLLDGLVDSVAETRNAVLLSDDGLVVSHSQSIARADAERLAAICTGQQSLARGVGQLFDGGSVHQVIVELADLWLFIIAAGQGTHLAVVASQEVDAEVMSLAMHNLVQQVGQKLGTAARGGFDAFGTGQGTGA
- a CDS encoding nitrate- and nitrite sensing domain-containing protein, producing the protein MSLRTALLVLAFVPGIALIALWAVTSGQTYLDFQRQADQGLLAEKAGNPSNIVYYNLQEERRLSAEVLAGEDGAAEALARQRTSTDEAVDDFRALSDDLSAAGNAPRKVREAVGRAREAIDRLPAQRSLVDSGDEDQQAAVYRYYTDLIAVDLELFTSLSQVDNGRITVLSQPLVDLFWTKEMISRSDALLARGWGAGALSPGEVRQVREAVEAQSFLGTVKVAPELPADERALWKRITGSAAWKDKTGVEEAVLAADEPDAGGRVTLDADRKTWRAAMDALTPDIEELLEHRTALVNEQGKASVMALLLRMVLTTAVGLAAVVAVIWTTWRLTRSLRLRIGSLQEQAEMLEAALPDVVERLAQGERIDVEAEAKAVAHEGTGRADDELTRLGTALNLARTSALQAAVKQADQHRGFERLLQRIARRTQQLIGQQLKKLDEMERRHEDAEVLDGLFDLDHLTARLRRYEENLVILAGGTPHRRWRKPVALLDVMRSAQGEVQDYRRVVLDQEGGPWLAARAVGPVTHVLAELIENALTFSRPPSPVEVRAAEVSRGLAIEIEDRGLGMESEALAAANELMARPHRLDVLAHSDDIRLGLHVVARLTHQYGLRVEFRASAFGGTRVVVLVPAELIVPAPQQGPVAVPSLAPDPEPAPAPAAPAPVAEEPLPVRVQGRAMAEITALIPAGSREQHPPRPAQEAPGTPGTPQMPYEHGNAYGSDPAPYGSDPAPYENATPYENATTPYGTDPTPYGTHPAPYHGTDSAPYHGTDSAPYHGTDSAPYGTGPAAYSPGTAPQPAAYPPAPTAPEPAAYPPAPTAPRAVPQHASDGGALTDDEAPLPRRVRQANLVDELRVDTTTGPPPPRPPRWQDDPLLRPAPRPAPRRAGATIGAFQRRSRAAREGRIPTPPPAGAPRPPMREEEES